The proteins below come from a single Portunus trituberculatus isolate SZX2019 chromosome 34, ASM1759143v1, whole genome shotgun sequence genomic window:
- the LOC123512722 gene encoding glucose-6-phosphate 1-dehydrogenase-like encodes MSSRSSHSSLAKSESAGAEEMLSLLRQSLKSCKIPGETNFEASTPHVFVILGASGDLAKKKIYPTLWWLYRDRLVPENTIFFGYARSDLTVDQVRAKCEQYMKVKEGEEERYQQFWTLNYYVKGSYDTRRDFELLNQEMTKVGTEKANRIFYLALPPSVFEPVTSNVKKCCMSPGGWTRVIIEKPFGKDSDSSAKLSAHLAGLFKEEEIYRIDHYLGKEMVQNLMSLRFGNRIFGPTWNRDNIASVLISFKEPFGTQGRGGYFDSFGIIRDVMQNHLLQILCLFAMEKPCSTSADDIRDEKVKVLKSMDVVGMEDVVLGQYVGNPELEGDGALGYLDDSTVPPNSSTPTYALAVTRINNERWDGVPFILRCGKALNERKAEVRIQYRDVPGDIFHGQTKRNELVIRVQPGEAIYCKVMTKTPGMSFGLEETELDLTYGDRYRGAKLPDAYERLILDVFCGSQMHFVRSDELAEAWRIFTPLLHHIEQQHPKPIPYTYGSRGPVEADAKLAENNFIYYGSYKWTKPSQL; translated from the exons ATGTCATCGCGAAGCAGTCATTCCTCACTTGCCAAGAGCGAGTCGGCAGGAGCGGAGGAGATGCTTTCTCTACTCCGCCAGTCCCTCAAGTCATGCAAGATTCCGGGAGAGACAAATTTCGAGGCTTCAACTCCTCATGTGTTTGTCATCCTCGGGGCATCGGGTGACCTGGCCAAAAAGAAGATTTACCCGACTCTGTGGTGGCTGTACAGGGACAGACTAGTGCCAGAGAACACGATCTTCTTTGGCTACGCCCGCTCTGATCTGACGGTGGACCAGGTGAGGGCCAAGTGCGAGCAGTACATGAAGGtcaaggagggtgaggaggaacgGTACCAGCAGTTTTGGACCCTGAACTACTATGTGAAAGGTTCCTATGACACGAGAAGAGACTTTGAACTACTCAACCAAGAAATGACGAAGGTGGGGACTGAGAAGGCAAACCGCATCTTCTACCTGGCTCTCCCTCCGTCAGTGTTCGAGCCGGTGACCTCAAACGTGAAGAAATGCTGCATGTCCCCTGGAGGCTGGACACGGGTCATCATAGAGAAGCCGTTTGGGAAGGATTCTGACTCCTCTGCCAAGCTGTCTGCCCATCTGGCCGGCctgttcaaggaggaggagatctatCGCATTGACCATTATCTCGGGAAGGAAATGGTGCAGAATCTGATGTCTCTTCG GTTCGGCAACAGAATCTTCGGACCCACGTGGAACAGGGACAACATAGCGTCTGTTTTGATATCGTTCAAGGAGCCTTTCGGAACACAGGGTCGCGGGGGTTACTTTGACAGCTTCGGCATCATAAGAGACGTCATGCAGAACCACTTGTTGCAAATCCTGTGTCTCTTTGCCATGGAGAAGCCTTGCTCGACATCCGCTGATGACATACGCGATGAAAAG GTGAAGGTGCTGAAGTCAATGGATGTGGTAGGGATGGAGGACGTGGTGCTGGGGCAGTATGTTGGGAACCCTGAGTTGGAAGGCGACGGGGCGCTTGGTTACCTTGATGACTCCACCGTGCCACCCAACTCTTCCACCCCCACCTACGCCCTCGCTGTCACCAGGATCAACAATGAGAGATGGGATGGCGTGCCCTTCATTCTGCGCTGTG GCAAGGCTTTGAATGAGAGGAAGGCCGAGGTTCGCATCCAGTACAGAGACGTTCCTGGTGATATCTTCCACGGTCAGACCAAGAGGAATGAGCTGGTGATTCGTGTCCAGCCTGGTGAAGCTATTTACtgcaag GTGATGACCAAGACTCCAGGGATGTCCTTTGGCTTAGAGGAGACAGAGCTGGATCTGACTTATGGTGACCGGTACCGAGGGGCCAAGCTACCTGATGCGTACGAACGTCTCATCCTGGACGTCTTCTGTGGCTCCCAGATGCActttgttag GAGTGACGAGCTGGCTGAGGCTTGGAGAATATTCACCCCTCTCCTGCACCACATAGAACAGCAGCACCCCAAGCCCATCCCTTACACATATGGCTCTCGGGGCCCAGTCGAGGCCGACGCCAAGCTGGCCGAGAACAACTTCATTTACTACGGCTCTTACAAGTGGACCAAACCAAGTCAGCTGTAG